A genomic segment from Janibacter sp. DB-40 encodes:
- the cysD gene encoding sulfate adenylyltransferase subunit CysD: protein MSTHADYRLSHLDQLEAESIHIFREVAAEFEKPVLMFSGGKDSIVMLRLAEKAFYPARVPFPVLQVATGYDFPEVLATRDRWVERLGVRLHEASVEQAIADGVVVDDGKTPRNRLQIGTLLHAIESEGYTAAFGGGRRDEEKARAKERVFSHRDDFGQWDPKNQRPELWTLYNGQLHEGEHMRVFPLSNWTELDIWHYIAREDIDIPSIYYAHKRRVFERGGMLFTESEYNPCREGETVTERTVRFRTVGDLTLTGCLESEADTVEKVIEEVAASRVTERGATRGDDKFSEAAMEDRKKLGYF, encoded by the coding sequence ATGTCCACGCATGCCGACTACCGGCTGAGTCATCTGGACCAGCTCGAGGCCGAGTCCATCCACATCTTCCGTGAGGTCGCGGCCGAGTTCGAGAAGCCGGTGCTGATGTTCTCCGGCGGCAAGGACTCCATCGTGATGCTCCGCCTGGCGGAGAAGGCGTTCTACCCGGCGCGGGTGCCCTTCCCGGTGCTGCAGGTGGCCACGGGGTACGACTTCCCCGAGGTGCTGGCTACGCGCGACCGCTGGGTGGAGCGGCTCGGGGTGCGCCTGCACGAGGCGTCGGTGGAGCAGGCCATCGCCGACGGCGTCGTCGTCGACGATGGCAAGACCCCACGCAACCGCCTGCAGATCGGCACCCTGCTGCACGCCATCGAGTCCGAGGGCTACACCGCCGCCTTCGGCGGCGGCCGTCGCGATGAGGAGAAGGCGCGGGCCAAGGAGCGGGTCTTCTCCCACCGCGACGACTTCGGCCAGTGGGACCCGAAGAACCAGCGCCCGGAGCTGTGGACGCTCTACAACGGTCAGCTGCACGAGGGCGAGCACATGCGTGTCTTCCCGCTGAGCAACTGGACCGAGCTGGACATCTGGCACTACATCGCCCGCGAGGACATCGACATCCCCTCGATCTACTACGCACACAAGCGACGCGTCTTCGAGCGGGGCGGGATGCTCTTCACCGAGAGCGAGTACAACCCCTGCCGCGAGGGCGAGACCGTCACCGAGCGCACCGTGCGCTTCCGCACCGTCGGCGACCTGACTCTGACCGGCTGCCTGGAGTCCGAAGCAGACACCGTGGAGAAGGTCATCGAGGAGGTGGCCGCCTCGCGCGTGACCGAGCGTGGCGCCACCCGTGGCGATGACAAGTTCTCCGAGGCCGCGATGGAAGACCGCAAGAAGCTGGGGTATTTCTGA
- a CDS encoding DUF4038 domain-containing protein — protein sequence MLRYLIVAAAVLALVATAVVVLRPGDGGSGPPPAAGQRPPSEPTTGQRTPSEQVTGQRAPTSDSGERFVWSVSDDRRHLVDQHGDPVLVRGDSPWSLMTDLTPDEAETYFADRGDRDVNAVIVSLLGAVANGAPHDDGSTVDGLAPFVEGDVTEWSPDYWGRAHDYVARAERHGITVMLYPIDSWVWGKAFTPDGMQQCRTYGRQVAEHFADLPNIVWMAGGDYYPASDAPGEIDRCVAAVREGMRDVGDQRPFTMQLGAAGPVVTTDHPWWRRGVDWNFVYTYDPTHAAVARAYSHQPPVPTLLGEANYERENNQGNQPTTSETLRRQVAWALTSGAVGDFYGSSDWGFAPGWQERLGSPGLADVGHVRDVFAGVEWWRLVPDAKGAFLTGGRGEAWERGDVLDSDLATATIAPDGSVAVVYVPTQRTITIETGALADDVSASWVDPSTGQTQPAGVQPQYRTPGQNGDGDGDWLLVFTSPG from the coding sequence GTGCTGCGGTACCTGATCGTGGCGGCGGCTGTGCTGGCCCTCGTGGCCACGGCCGTGGTCGTTCTTCGGCCCGGTGACGGGGGCAGTGGCCCGCCGCCGGCTGCCGGGCAGCGCCCGCCGAGCGAGCCGACGACCGGGCAGCGCACACCGAGCGAACAGGTCACCGGGCAGCGCGCACCAACCAGTGACAGTGGTGAGCGCTTCGTCTGGTCGGTCAGCGACGACCGTCGCCATCTCGTCGACCAGCACGGCGATCCCGTCCTCGTGCGCGGGGACTCGCCGTGGTCGTTGATGACGGACCTGACCCCGGACGAGGCGGAGACCTACTTCGCTGACCGTGGGGACAGGGACGTCAACGCGGTGATCGTCTCCCTGCTCGGGGCCGTCGCCAACGGCGCGCCGCACGACGACGGCTCGACGGTGGACGGGTTGGCCCCCTTCGTCGAAGGGGATGTCACCGAGTGGAGTCCGGACTACTGGGGCCGGGCCCACGACTACGTCGCTCGTGCCGAGCGGCACGGGATCACGGTGATGCTCTACCCCATCGACTCGTGGGTCTGGGGCAAGGCCTTCACCCCTGACGGGATGCAGCAGTGCCGGACGTACGGGCGGCAGGTCGCCGAGCACTTCGCCGACCTGCCGAACATCGTGTGGATGGCCGGCGGCGACTACTACCCGGCGAGCGACGCGCCGGGTGAGATCGACCGGTGTGTGGCGGCGGTGCGTGAGGGGATGCGTGACGTCGGCGATCAGCGTCCCTTCACCATGCAGCTCGGCGCGGCCGGCCCGGTCGTCACGACCGACCACCCGTGGTGGCGCCGGGGCGTGGACTGGAACTTCGTCTACACCTACGACCCGACCCACGCGGCCGTGGCACGGGCGTACAGCCACCAACCGCCGGTGCCGACGCTGCTGGGGGAGGCGAACTACGAGCGGGAGAACAACCAGGGCAACCAGCCGACCACGAGCGAGACCCTGCGCCGGCAGGTGGCCTGGGCGCTGACCAGCGGTGCGGTGGGGGACTTCTACGGCTCGTCCGACTGGGGGTTCGCCCCGGGTTGGCAGGAGCGCCTGGGCTCGCCGGGGCTGGCGGACGTGGGGCACGTGCGGGATGTCTTCGCCGGTGTGGAGTGGTGGCGGTTGGTGCCGGATGCGAAGGGGGCATTCCTCACCGGTGGCAGGGGAGAGGCGTGGGAGCGCGGCGACGTCCTCGACAGCGATCTCGCGACCGCGACGATCGCGCCCGACGGCTCGGTCGCGGTGGTCTACGTGCCGACCCAGCGCACGATCACCATCGAGACCGGTGCGCTCGCGGACGACGTGTCGGCCTCGTGGGTGGACCCGTCGACGGGGCAGACGCAGCCCGCCGGAGTGCAGCCGCAGTACCGGACGCCGGGGCAGAACGGGGACGGTGACGGGGACTGGCTTCTCGTCTTCACCTCTCCCGGATGA
- a CDS encoding nucleotide sugar dehydrogenase yields the protein MADVAIMGQGYVGLPLAYEASKVGTQVLGFDISQGIVDALNSGTSHIDDLSDEDIRSMVDAGYQATCDAGRLAEASTIVICVPTPLSEDGGPDLGPINAAVHTVSEHLRSGQTVILESTTYPGTTDEVVRPVLEQGGLVAGKDFHLAFSPERIDPGNEKFGAKNTPKVVGGHTPACADAAAAFYGSFVDTVVRAKGTREAETAKLLENTYRHINIALVNEMARFCHDLGIDLWDVIAAAKTKPFGFQAFYPGPGVGGHCIPIDPNYLSHSVRSKLGYPFRFVELAQEINATMPAYIVQRVYDLLNEDCKPLRGSTVLLLGVTYKPNIADQRESPAVPLAQQLIAKGADVRFFDPKVLEWSAVPEARRVDSVETAVTEADLTILVQNHRSFDVDALALKAQRFFDTRGVAADGDKVQRL from the coding sequence ATGGCTGACGTCGCGATCATGGGGCAGGGATATGTTGGCCTGCCCTTGGCGTACGAAGCGAGCAAGGTGGGCACACAGGTCCTCGGTTTCGACATCAGCCAAGGCATCGTCGATGCCCTCAATTCCGGGACGTCCCACATCGACGACCTCTCCGACGAGGACATCCGGAGCATGGTGGATGCGGGCTATCAGGCCACCTGCGATGCCGGACGTCTCGCCGAGGCCTCGACGATCGTCATCTGCGTACCGACGCCCCTCTCCGAGGACGGCGGCCCCGATCTCGGGCCGATCAACGCCGCCGTGCACACCGTGTCAGAGCACCTTCGCTCCGGCCAGACGGTCATTCTCGAGTCCACGACGTACCCGGGTACCACGGACGAGGTGGTTCGTCCGGTGCTCGAGCAGGGTGGCCTGGTCGCGGGGAAGGACTTCCACCTCGCCTTCTCACCGGAGCGCATCGATCCGGGCAACGAAAAGTTCGGCGCCAAGAACACTCCCAAGGTCGTCGGTGGACACACCCCGGCGTGCGCCGACGCGGCGGCGGCCTTCTATGGCTCCTTCGTCGACACGGTGGTGCGCGCCAAGGGGACCCGCGAGGCCGAGACCGCAAAGTTGCTGGAGAACACCTACCGGCACATCAACATCGCCCTGGTGAACGAGATGGCGCGCTTCTGCCACGATCTGGGCATCGACCTGTGGGACGTGATCGCGGCCGCGAAGACGAAGCCGTTCGGCTTCCAAGCGTTCTATCCGGGCCCGGGCGTCGGTGGACACTGCATCCCGATCGATCCCAATTATCTCTCCCACAGCGTCCGGTCGAAGCTGGGCTACCCCTTCCGTTTCGTCGAGCTGGCCCAAGAGATCAATGCGACGATGCCTGCGTACATCGTCCAGCGTGTCTATGACCTCCTCAATGAGGACTGCAAACCTTTGCGCGGGTCCACGGTGCTCCTGCTCGGTGTCACGTACAAGCCGAACATTGCCGACCAACGCGAGTCGCCGGCCGTGCCGCTGGCGCAGCAACTCATCGCGAAGGGGGCCGACGTGAGGTTTTTCGACCCCAAGGTGTTGGAGTGGTCCGCAGTGCCGGAGGCGCGCCGTGTTGACAGCGTCGAGACGGCAGTGACCGAGGCCGACCTGACCATCCTCGTGCAGAATCACCGGTCATTCGATGTCGACGCCCTTGCTCTCAAGGCGCAACGGTTCTTCGACACTCGAGGCGTGGCGGCCGATGGTGACAAGGTGCAGCGCCTCTAG
- a CDS encoding 3'(2'),5'-bisphosphate nucleotidase CysQ — protein sequence MTDDHTLAAELATAAGGLLLRTREEHAGTDPKELKDIGDRVSHDFLMAELATARPDDAVLSEEGADDHARLSAQRVWIVDPLDGTREFSEAERDDWAVHVALWQDGELVAGAVGRPARGVTYSSAESEPAKGAAGDPLRLAVSRSRPPEFVTRLADHLGADLVEMGSAGVKAMSVLDGIADAYVHAGGQYEWDSAAPVAVARAHGLHTSRIDGSELVYNNENPYLPDLVVCRPEVAETVLKGIRAVED from the coding sequence ATGACTGACGACCACACCCTCGCCGCCGAGCTGGCGACGGCAGCCGGCGGGCTGCTGCTGCGCACCCGTGAGGAGCACGCGGGCACCGACCCGAAGGAGCTGAAGGACATCGGCGATCGGGTCTCGCACGACTTCCTCATGGCCGAGCTGGCCACGGCCCGCCCCGACGACGCCGTGCTGTCCGAGGAGGGTGCCGACGACCACGCACGGCTGTCCGCGCAGCGGGTGTGGATCGTCGACCCGCTGGACGGCACCCGCGAGTTCAGCGAGGCCGAGCGGGACGACTGGGCGGTGCACGTCGCCCTGTGGCAGGACGGCGAGCTCGTCGCCGGGGCGGTGGGCCGCCCGGCCCGGGGCGTGACCTACTCGAGCGCCGAGAGCGAGCCGGCGAAGGGGGCGGCGGGCGACCCCCTTCGCCTCGCCGTGAGCCGGAGCCGGCCGCCGGAGTTCGTCACCCGACTGGCCGACCACCTCGGCGCCGACCTCGTCGAGATGGGCTCGGCCGGGGTGAAGGCCATGTCCGTCCTCGACGGCATCGCCGACGCCTATGTGCACGCCGGCGGCCAGTACGAGTGGGACTCCGCGGCACCGGTCGCCGTGGCCCGCGCCCACGGCCTCCACACCAGCCGCATCGACGGCTCGGAGCTGGTCTACAACAACGAAAACCCCTACCTGCCCGACCTCGTCGTCTGCCGCCCGGAGGTCGCCGAGACCGTCCTGAAGGGGATCCGCGCGGTCGAGGACTGA
- a CDS encoding GTP-binding protein, with amino-acid sequence MDMLRFATAGSVDDGKSTLIGRLLLDSKAIFEDQMESVEKTSKDKGFDYTDLALLTDGLRSEREQGITIDVAYRYFATPKRKFIIADTPGHVQYTRNMVTGASTSDLGLVLVDARHGLTEQSRRHAVLLSLLRVPHLVLAVNKMDLVDYSEEVYNRIYKEFTAFAGKLNIPDLAVIPISALQGDNVVNRSENMPWYQGTSLLHHLENVHIASDRDLRDVRFPVQYVIRPKSDEFHDYRGYAGQVAGGVLKPGDEVVVLPSGMTSTIEGIDLHEEKLDEAYPPMSVTVRLRDDLDVSRGDMIARVNNQPEPIQDIDAMICWMSPTPMRPKQKLAIKHTTKTARTIIKEVQYRLDVNSLHRDPDAGELMLNEIGRVKLRSAQPLLVDPYEQNRTTGSFILIDEATGVTVGAGMINA; translated from the coding sequence ATGGACATGCTCCGCTTCGCGACGGCCGGCTCCGTCGACGACGGCAAGTCGACCCTGATCGGGCGACTGCTGCTCGACAGCAAGGCGATCTTCGAGGACCAGATGGAGTCCGTCGAGAAGACGAGCAAGGACAAGGGCTTCGACTACACCGACCTCGCGCTCCTGACCGACGGGCTGCGGTCCGAGCGCGAGCAGGGCATCACGATCGATGTGGCCTACCGCTACTTCGCGACGCCGAAGCGCAAGTTCATCATCGCCGACACCCCGGGGCACGTGCAGTACACCCGCAACATGGTCACCGGGGCGTCGACCTCCGACCTCGGTCTGGTCCTCGTGGACGCGCGGCACGGGCTGACCGAGCAGTCGCGTCGGCACGCGGTGCTGCTGTCGCTGCTGCGGGTGCCGCACCTGGTGCTCGCGGTGAACAAGATGGACCTGGTCGACTACTCCGAAGAGGTCTACAACCGGATCTACAAGGAGTTCACCGCCTTCGCCGGCAAGCTGAACATCCCGGACCTGGCCGTGATCCCGATCTCGGCGCTGCAGGGCGACAACGTCGTCAACCGCAGTGAGAACATGCCCTGGTACCAGGGCACCAGCCTGTTGCACCACTTGGAGAACGTGCACATCGCCTCCGACCGCGACCTGCGGGATGTCCGCTTCCCGGTGCAGTACGTGATCCGCCCGAAGTCGGACGAGTTCCACGACTACCGCGGATATGCCGGCCAGGTGGCCGGTGGCGTGCTCAAGCCAGGCGACGAGGTCGTGGTCCTGCCCAGCGGAATGACGAGCACGATCGAGGGGATCGACCTGCACGAGGAGAAGCTCGACGAGGCGTACCCGCCCATGTCGGTGACCGTGCGCCTGCGGGACGACCTCGACGTCAGCCGTGGCGACATGATCGCCCGGGTGAACAACCAGCCTGAGCCGATCCAAGACATCGACGCGATGATCTGCTGGATGTCGCCGACCCCGATGCGGCCCAAGCAGAAGCTCGCGATCAAGCACACTACGAAGACGGCCCGCACCATCATCAAGGAGGTGCAGTACCGCCTCGACGTGAACTCGCTGCACCGCGACCCGGACGCCGGTGAGCTGATGCTCAATGAGATCGGACGGGTGAAGTTGCGGTCAGCGCAGCCGTTGCTGGTCGACCCCTACGAGCAGAACCGCACGACTGGGTCGTTCATCCTCATTGATGAGGCAACGGGCGTCACCGTCGGCGCAGGAATGATCAACGCGTAG
- a CDS encoding S26 family signal peptidase → MIRPGLARVVGASMEPTLREGDLLLVLWGAPARVGSLAIVRLPRDAHGAPRPVSVKRVTGPDPADTDRWWVEGDNPGVGVDSWLVGSLPRSAVLARVVLRIPCRRASFT, encoded by the coding sequence ATGATCCGCCCCGGACTGGCACGCGTCGTCGGCGCCTCGATGGAGCCGACCCTGCGCGAGGGCGACCTGCTGCTCGTGCTCTGGGGCGCCCCGGCCCGGGTCGGCTCGCTGGCGATCGTCCGTCTCCCCCGCGACGCGCACGGAGCGCCCCGGCCGGTGTCGGTCAAGCGCGTCACCGGCCCCGACCCGGCGGACACCGACCGGTGGTGGGTCGAGGGGGACAACCCGGGCGTCGGCGTGGACTCGTGGCTGGTGGGCTCCCTCCCCCGCTCGGCGGTCCTCGCCCGGGTGGTACTGCGAATACCTTGCAGGAGAGCCTCCTTCACGTGA
- a CDS encoding sulfite exporter TauE/SafE family protein, with the protein MDDLMGDIASLLFVAFTVGIVIGLTGMGGGALMTPALIFLGIPPTTAVANDLVAAAVNKTVGAAAHLKHGSPDVKLAGLLVLGSVPTAAAGGWLINQVGSPEEQQSFVKMAIGVALLLAAATYVLRTLLNMRHNIQVASEGGTPYTDDNPTLRVVPTIIVGALGGLLVGLTSVGSGSLIMVALLMLYPRLAPNRLVGTDLVQAIPLVIAAAIGHVIYEGVDWSILLPLIIGGAPGTYLGARLASWVQQNVVRRGIAIVLSLTGLGMLGLPPVWVGIVGASLLVLGPIVWGAVRRAHGLPPFPSTREEGLQAAAERLKQRQGHTND; encoded by the coding sequence GTGGACGATCTGATGGGGGACATCGCCTCCCTGCTGTTCGTCGCCTTCACCGTCGGCATCGTCATCGGCCTGACGGGTATGGGCGGTGGCGCCCTGATGACCCCGGCGCTGATCTTCCTCGGCATCCCGCCGACCACCGCCGTGGCCAACGACCTCGTCGCCGCCGCCGTCAACAAGACCGTCGGCGCGGCAGCGCACCTCAAGCACGGCTCCCCCGACGTGAAGCTCGCCGGGCTGCTCGTCCTGGGGTCGGTCCCCACGGCCGCGGCGGGAGGGTGGCTGATCAACCAGGTCGGCTCCCCCGAGGAGCAGCAGTCCTTCGTGAAGATGGCCATCGGTGTCGCGCTGCTGCTGGCAGCGGCCACCTATGTCCTGCGGACCCTGCTCAACATGCGCCACAACATCCAGGTCGCCAGCGAGGGAGGCACCCCCTACACCGACGACAACCCCACGCTGCGGGTCGTCCCCACGATCATCGTCGGCGCCCTGGGCGGCCTCCTCGTCGGCCTGACCAGTGTCGGGTCCGGCTCGCTGATCATGGTCGCCCTGCTCATGCTCTACCCCCGGCTGGCTCCCAACCGGCTGGTGGGCACCGACCTCGTGCAGGCCATCCCCCTCGTGATCGCCGCAGCCATCGGTCACGTCATCTACGAGGGCGTCGACTGGTCCATCCTGCTGCCGCTGATCATCGGCGGCGCCCCCGGCACCTACCTCGGTGCGCGGCTGGCCTCGTGGGTGCAGCAGAACGTCGTGCGCCGCGGCATCGCGATCGTGCTGTCGCTGACCGGGCTGGGCATGCTGGGCCTGCCCCCGGTGTGGGTCGGGATCGTCGGAGCGTCACTGCTGGTGCTCGGACCCATCGTGTGGGGCGCGGTGCGCAGGGCGCACGGACTTCCCCCCTTCCCCAGCACCCGTGAGGAAGGCCTGCAGGCCGCCGCGGAACGACTCAAGCAACGACAAGGACACACCAATGACTGA
- the cysC gene encoding adenylyl-sulfate kinase, producing MTGSARAQQYCPPFDQLDALERLRVGASASTGPALAIDDDVRRAAQRDGLEIVDPEGVPIARFSPEQIGDEGPTGTPEWLGNGSPRPYERLYLSPAQVRATATEETLTVVVDRRLNRNDITEIRNISTGRPVLLLVLCGPTMSPYTRGVNLLRRSLEVAKGLTDARVVAVPLDPRIAATDPELQDEVVSAYAPGAVAWLGTHTTRLPGTRTMDRTGESGGLVLFFTGLSGSGKSTVARAVREAILEEDGRPVSILDGDVVRRHLSAGLTFSPEDRETNIRRIGWVAAEIAYHGGAAICSPIAPYDSTRKAVRAMATDRGGDFVLIHVSTPVEECARRDRKGLYAKAQAGEIKDFTGVSAPYEAPTDADLDLDTSSISIDEARDRVLDLLRERGHLADPTQPEWTI from the coding sequence GTGACCGGATCCGCCCGCGCCCAGCAGTACTGTCCCCCCTTCGACCAGCTCGATGCCCTCGAGCGGCTCAGGGTGGGGGCCTCCGCCTCGACGGGACCGGCGCTCGCGATCGACGACGACGTCCGTCGAGCGGCGCAGCGCGACGGGCTGGAGATCGTGGACCCCGAGGGTGTCCCGATCGCCCGGTTCTCGCCGGAGCAGATCGGCGACGAGGGACCGACGGGGACGCCGGAGTGGCTGGGCAACGGTTCCCCCCGGCCCTACGAGCGCCTCTACCTCTCCCCCGCCCAGGTGCGCGCGACCGCGACCGAGGAGACGCTGACGGTCGTCGTCGACCGACGCCTGAACCGGAACGACATCACCGAGATCCGCAACATCAGCACTGGCCGGCCCGTCCTGCTGCTCGTCCTGTGCGGCCCGACGATGTCGCCCTACACCCGCGGGGTCAATCTCCTGCGCCGCAGCCTCGAGGTCGCCAAGGGCCTGACGGACGCGCGTGTCGTCGCCGTCCCGCTCGACCCGAGGATCGCCGCGACCGACCCCGAGCTGCAGGACGAGGTGGTCTCCGCCTACGCCCCCGGTGCCGTCGCCTGGCTCGGCACCCACACCACCCGGCTGCCCGGTACGCGCACGATGGACCGGACCGGTGAGTCCGGTGGACTCGTCCTCTTCTTCACCGGGCTGTCCGGCTCGGGCAAGTCGACGGTGGCCCGTGCGGTGCGCGAGGCGATCCTGGAGGAGGACGGCCGCCCCGTCTCGATCCTCGACGGCGATGTCGTGCGTCGGCACCTCTCGGCGGGGCTGACCTTCTCCCCCGAGGACCGCGAGACCAACATCCGGCGCATCGGCTGGGTCGCGGCCGAGATCGCCTACCACGGGGGCGCGGCGATTTGCTCCCCCATCGCGCCCTACGACTCCACCCGCAAGGCCGTGCGGGCGATGGCGACCGATCGCGGCGGCGACTTCGTCCTGATCCATGTCAGCACCCCGGTCGAGGAGTGCGCCCGGCGTGACCGCAAGGGCCTGTACGCCAAGGCGCAGGCAGGAGAGATCAAGGACTTCACCGGTGTGAGTGCCCCCTACGAGGCGCCCACGGACGCCGATCTCGACCTCGACACCTCCTCGATCAGCATCGACGAGGCCCGCGACCGCGTGCTCGACCTGCTGCGTGAGCGCGGCCACCTCGCCGACCCGACCCAGCCGGAGTGGACGATCTGA
- a CDS encoding Hsp20/alpha crystallin family protein — translation MMRTDGFNELDALAQGLLGGRSTPRSPQFMPVDVYRMEDQYVVHADLPGMDPGSIDVNMGRGVLTLTAHRTAPPEERVQWLTSERFSGSYRRQITFGDDIDPDQVKANYDNGVLTVTLPLNSRAMPRQISVESKGAEPMEVSASSSEQQRIDS, via the coding sequence ATGATGCGCACTGATGGATTCAACGAGCTGGATGCCTTGGCCCAGGGGTTGCTGGGTGGGCGCTCGACGCCGCGATCGCCGCAGTTCATGCCGGTCGACGTCTACCGCATGGAGGACCAGTACGTGGTCCACGCGGACCTGCCGGGCATGGACCCGGGCAGCATCGACGTCAACATGGGACGTGGCGTGCTGACACTGACCGCGCACCGCACGGCGCCGCCGGAGGAGCGCGTGCAGTGGCTGACCAGTGAGCGGTTCTCGGGCAGCTACCGCCGCCAGATCACCTTCGGGGACGACATCGACCCCGACCAGGTCAAGGCGAACTACGACAACGGGGTGCTGACGGTGACCCTGCCGCTGAACTCGCGTGCAATGCCCCGCCAGATCTCCGTCGAGAGCAAGGGGGCCGAGCCCATGGAGGTGTCTGCCTCCAGCAGCGAGCAGCAGCGGATCGACAGCTGA
- a CDS encoding NADP-dependent malic enzyme, with amino-acid sequence MSASEPTTTHDLTAPQFVAHEGGKVEVRATKPLEGQEDLSLLYTPGVADVCLAIEEDPSLSRRFTARNNTVAVITDGTAVLGLGDIGPLAAMPVMEGKAVLFKHFAGVDAIPVCLESGSVDDLVDTIARMAPSFGGINLEDISAPRCFDLERRLRERLEIPVFHDDQHGTAIVVLAGLINACRVVERTIGSLSVVVGGAGAAGVAVTQLLQLAGVTDIVVCDSRGIIGKHRHDLVTHKEMLAATTNVSGKTGTMADALKGADVYIGVSGGTVPEEQVASMAEGPMIFALANPTPEVHPDIAHKYASIVATGRSDFPNQINNVLAFPGIFRGALDAGGVQISEEMKLAAARAIADLVEEPTADCIVPPVFQEGVAEAVAAAVAAHAN; translated from the coding sequence GTGTCTGCGTCCGAGCCCACCACCACCCACGACCTCACTGCCCCGCAGTTCGTCGCCCACGAGGGCGGCAAGGTCGAGGTACGGGCGACGAAGCCGCTCGAGGGGCAGGAGGACCTCTCCCTCCTCTACACGCCCGGTGTGGCCGACGTCTGCCTGGCGATCGAGGAGGACCCCTCCCTCTCGCGCCGCTTCACCGCCCGCAACAACACCGTCGCGGTCATCACCGACGGCACCGCGGTGCTCGGCCTGGGTGACATCGGCCCGCTCGCGGCGATGCCGGTCATGGAGGGCAAGGCCGTCCTCTTCAAGCACTTCGCCGGCGTCGACGCCATCCCGGTGTGCCTGGAGTCCGGGTCGGTCGACGACCTCGTCGACACCATCGCCCGCATGGCGCCCAGTTTCGGCGGCATCAACCTCGAGGACATCTCGGCGCCGCGGTGCTTCGACCTGGAGCGGCGGCTGCGCGAGCGGCTGGAGATCCCCGTCTTCCACGACGACCAGCACGGCACCGCGATCGTCGTGCTCGCCGGCCTGATCAACGCCTGCCGCGTCGTCGAGCGCACCATCGGCTCGCTCAGCGTCGTCGTCGGCGGTGCCGGCGCGGCCGGTGTCGCGGTGACCCAGCTGCTGCAGCTGGCCGGCGTCACCGACATCGTCGTGTGCGACTCCCGCGGCATCATCGGCAAGCACCGCCACGACCTGGTCACCCACAAGGAGATGCTCGCCGCGACGACGAATGTCTCCGGCAAGACCGGCACGATGGCCGACGCGCTCAAGGGCGCCGACGTCTACATCGGCGTCTCCGGGGGCACCGTCCCCGAGGAGCAGGTCGCGTCGATGGCCGAGGGGCCGATGATCTTCGCGCTGGCCAACCCCACGCCCGAGGTCCACCCGGACATCGCGCACAAGTACGCCTCGATCGTGGCCACGGGTCGCAGCGACTTCCCGAACCAGATCAACAACGTGCTCGCCTTCCCCGGCATCTTCCGCGGGGCGCTCGACGCCGGTGGTGTGCAGATCAGCGAGGAGATGAAGCTCGCCGCCGCGCGCGCCATCGCCGACCTCGTCGAGGAGCCGACCGCCGACTGCATCGTGCCTCCCGTCTTCCAGGAGGGCGTTGCCGAGGCCGTCGCCGCCGCCGTGGCGGCCCACGCCAACTGA